The following coding sequences are from one Nicotiana tabacum cultivar K326 chromosome 1, ASM71507v2, whole genome shotgun sequence window:
- the LOC142162326 gene encoding uncharacterized protein LOC142162326: protein MENDECLEDSNLKTEGDATNEDWFVSDSDPSMISLSALSGIQGAQIIHMTGYNNKRPLQILLDGGSTHNFIDCEYAKRLGCTISSTKGTSYTSDLIVFPVGRYDLVLGALWMKTLGPVTMDYTDLTMSFTYQVLVVEPELPSGNQFVAFIQRNSCSCYNREPSQSVQTGVCRSTSLPPQRGTFDHSIPLQPRTKPINIRPYRYSSLKKDIIKKLIKDMLQQDVIQYSNSPFASPVIDTSGIGIGVVPMQLGHPIAFISNGLAPRHVALSVYERELLALYKKGKENAVADSLSRVDGVTLMSLMAPQKHFTWINEQLRRKEKLVVGNDDIMRKKILTLWHSTPSGGHSGIDVTTKKMMAYFYWKGIRKDILDFIHSCDTCQRNKYDTSAYPGLLQPLPIPATPWTNINMDFIEGLPKSRDLDSAQATWELASDLRTRFPQFTLEDKGIVHRGGIDTHNSATEGPTSSSDAN, encoded by the exons ATGGAGAATGATGAGTGTTTAGAGGACTCAAACCTAAAGACAGAAGGTGATGCTACCAATGAAGATTGGTTTGTTAGTGACAGTGATCCTTCTATGATCTCCTTATCTGCATTGAGTGGAATACAAGGTGCTCAAATAATACATATGACTGGGTACAATAACAAAAGGCCATTACAAATTCTATTGGATGGGGGTAGTACTCACAATTTTATAGATTGTGAATATGCTAAAAGACTTGGTTGTACCATCTCTTCTACTAAG GGCACTTCTTATACTTCAGACCTGATAGTCTTTCCAGTTGGGAGATATGATTTGGTTTTGGGAGCTTTGTGGATGAAAACATTGGGACCAGTCACTATGGACTACACTGACTTAACCATGTCCTTTACTTATCAA GTTTTAGTTGTTGAGCCTGAGCTGCCTTCAGGAAATCAGTTTGTTGCATTTATCCAAAGAAATTCATGTTCCTGCTATAATCGAGAACCTTCTCAATCAGTACAAACAGGTGTTTGCAGATCAACATCCTTGCCTCCACAAAGAGGTACATTTGATCACAGCATCCCCTTGCAACCTAGGACTAAGCCTATCAATATTAGGCCTTACAGGTACTCTTCTCTAAAGAAGGATATTATTAAGAAGCTGATTAAAGACATGTTACAGCAGGATGTGATCCAATATAGCAACAGTCCTTTTGCATCTCCAGTG ATTGATACAAGTGGCATTGGAATTGGTGTTGTTCCGATGCAGCTTGGCCATCCTATAGCCTTTATCAGCAACGGATTGGCTCCCAGACATGTTGCTTTATCTGTCTATGAAAGGGAATTACTTGCCCTT taTAAGAAGGGGAAAGAGAATGCTGTTGCAGATTCACTCTCCAGGGTAGATGGCGTTACATTAATGTCCTTGATG GCTCCACAAAAGCACTTTACTTGGATCAATGAGCAGTTACGGAGGAAGGAAAAACTTGTAGTAGGAAATGATGATATTATGAGGAAGAAAATCTTAACTCTATGGCATTCTACTCCTTCTGGGGGTCATTCTGGTATTGATGTTACTACCAAGAAGATGATGGCTTACTTCTATTGGAAGGGAATCAGGAAAGACATACTGGATTTCATTCATAGCTGTGATACTTGCCAAAGGAACAAGTATGATACTTCTGCCTACCCAGGCCTCTTACAACCCTTGCCTATACCTGCTACACCCTGGACAAacattaatatggacttcatagAAGGCTTACCTAAATCAAGAG ATTTAGATTCAGCTCAAGCTACTTGGGAGCTAGCTTCAGACTTGCGCACTAGGTTTCCACAGTTCACCCTTGAGGACAAGGGTATTGTTCATCGAGGGGGTATTGATACACATAATTCAGCTACTGAGGGACCTACTTCCAGCTCAGATGCCAACTAG